Proteins encoded within one genomic window of Conchiformibius steedae:
- the miaA gene encoding tRNA (adenosine(37)-N6)-dimethylallyltransferase MiaA — translation MNSFPRAFAILGATATGKTALALHIAKHFPCEIISLDSALVYRDMDIGTAKPTPAERAAVPHHLIDIISPLQSYSAAEFVDDCTRLVAEIRARGRIPLIVGGTMMYFQALTQGLNALPAADAAVRAELQTLKQQHGLPFLYHQLQEIDPETAARLKPADSQRIERALEVWRLTGKPLSQHLAEQQHTPAVQLHTLVLMPNDRAELHCRIALRFEQMLAQGFVNEVENLKARYPELHGGLPALRCTGYRQVWDFLNGASTYPQFVEQGIAATRQLAKRQLTWLRRLPADTVADPFALSSAQLADVALSALQTFEKQL, via the coding sequence ATGAATAGCTTTCCCCGCGCTTTTGCGATATTGGGCGCAACCGCCACAGGCAAAACCGCGCTTGCCCTGCATATTGCCAAGCACTTCCCCTGCGAAATCATCAGTTTGGACAGTGCGCTGGTGTACCGCGACATGGACATCGGTACCGCCAAGCCCACGCCCGCCGAACGTGCTGCTGTTCCACATCATCTGATTGATATTATTAGCCCTTTACAAAGCTATAGCGCAGCAGAATTTGTGGACGACTGCACCCGTTTGGTGGCGGAAATCCGCGCCCGCGGGCGTATTCCGCTGATTGTTGGCGGTACAATGATGTATTTTCAGGCATTAACGCAAGGGCTGAATGCCTTGCCTGCCGCTGATGCCGCTGTCCGCGCCGAGTTGCAAACCTTAAAACAACAACACGGACTGCCTTTTTTATACCATCAATTGCAAGAAATTGACCCCGAAACCGCTGCCCGCCTAAAGCCTGCCGACAGCCAACGCATTGAACGTGCTTTAGAAGTGTGGCGACTGACGGGCAAGCCATTAAGCCAGCATCTTGCCGAGCAGCAACACACGCCTGCCGTGCAGCTGCATACGCTGGTGTTGATGCCAAACGACCGCGCCGAGTTGCACTGCCGCATTGCTCTGCGTTTTGAACAAATGTTGGCGCAAGGCTTTGTCAATGAAGTGGAAAATCTGAAAGCGCGTTATCCTGAATTGCACGGCGGATTGCCCGCGCTGCGCTGCACGGGCTATCGGCAGGTATGGGATTTCTTAAACGGCGCAAGCACTTATCCGCAGTTTGTGGAACAGGGCATCGCCGCCACACGCCAGCTTGCCAAACGCCAGCTGACATGGCTGCGCCGTTTGCCTGCCGATACTGTGGCAGACCCGTTTGCGCTGTCATCCGCGCAGTTGGCAGATGTGGCGTTGTCTGCCTTGCAAACATTTGAAAAGCAATTATAA
- a CDS encoding BolA family protein, protein MLHPEQVKAMIEQLIACEHIEVEGDGHHFFAVIVSSAFEGKNRLARHRLIKDGLAAQLASNELHALSISTAATPAEWQARQSQA, encoded by the coding sequence ATGCTGCACCCCGAACAAGTCAAAGCCATGATTGAACAACTGATTGCCTGCGAACACATTGAAGTGGAAGGCGACGGACACCATTTTTTTGCCGTGATTGTTTCGTCTGCTTTTGAAGGCAAAAACCGCTTGGCGCGTCACCGCCTGATTAAAGACGGTTTGGCGGCGCAATTGGCAAGCAACGAACTGCATGCCCTGTCCATCAGCACCGCTGCCACCCCCGCCGAATGGCAGGCGCGTCAAAGCCAAGCTTAA
- a CDS encoding response regulator transcription factor, with protein MSRVLLVDDDDTLTELLAEYLTAEGLEVNRMPDGESGVKEILGGNGYDVVILDSMMPKMSGLDVLKTVRAQSKIPIIMLTAKGDDIDRIIGLEMGADDYVPKPCTPRELLARINAILRRAQQGSDNGSTANSLSVSNVTLYPAKRQAAIGDTPLELTSTEFNLLEALMRHAGQVVSKETLSLEALDRKLAKFDRSIDVHISSIRHKLGDPSLIQTVRGLGYLFVKN; from the coding sequence ATGAGCCGCGTATTATTGGTCGATGACGACGATACCCTAACCGAACTGCTCGCCGAATACCTGACCGCCGAAGGTTTGGAAGTGAACCGCATGCCCGACGGCGAAAGCGGCGTGAAGGAAATTCTCGGCGGCAACGGCTACGATGTGGTGATTTTGGATTCGATGATGCCGAAAATGAGCGGCTTGGACGTTCTCAAAACCGTCCGCGCCCAAAGCAAAATCCCCATTATCATGCTGACTGCCAAAGGCGACGACATTGACCGCATTATCGGCTTGGAAATGGGCGCGGACGACTATGTTCCCAAGCCCTGCACCCCCCGCGAACTACTGGCGCGTATCAACGCCATTTTGCGCCGCGCCCAACAAGGCAGCGACAACGGCAGCACCGCCAACAGCCTGTCGGTCAGCAACGTAACCCTGTATCCCGCCAAACGCCAAGCCGCCATCGGCGACACCCCTTTGGAATTAACCAGCACCGAATTTAACCTGCTGGAAGCCCTGATGCGCCACGCGGGACAAGTTGTCAGCAAAGAAACCCTGTCGCTGGAAGCCCTTGACCGCAAACTTGCCAAATTTGACCGCAGCATTGACGTGCATATTTCCAGCATCCGTCACAAACTGGGCGACCCTTCATTGATTCAAACCGTGCGCGGCTTGGGTTATCTGTTTGTTAAAAACTAG
- the mltG gene encoding endolytic transglycosylase MltG: protein MMKKIILLGTLLGIVAAALFATALFVPKSNNGVFVLKIEKGQGISAVSSRLADNHIIHNRLAFAFAARFQGLSQRLHAGNYKIPNNVSTWQLAQLLQQRPQTTKVKIIEGMRFAQMRKIMDANPDLQHDTLGWSDEKLLKAIDPNIAYKHPEGLFFPDSYEADQGSSDLQIYRSAYRTMQNRLQQAWQGREKDLPYKNPYELLIMASIVEKETGHPDDRNHVAAVFRNRLNIGMRLQTDPTVIYGMGDDYKGNIRRADLQRDTPYNTYTRSGLTPTPIALPGKDALHAAAHPSDAKYLYFVAKMDNSGKSYFSHSLEEHNAAVRKYILKK from the coding sequence TTGATGAAAAAAATCATCTTATTAGGTACATTACTCGGCATTGTTGCCGCCGCACTGTTTGCCACCGCCCTCTTCGTCCCCAAAAGCAATAACGGCGTTTTCGTGCTTAAAATTGAAAAAGGGCAAGGCATATCTGCCGTATCGTCCCGCTTGGCAGACAACCATATTATTCACAACCGCTTGGCATTTGCCTTTGCTGCCCGTTTTCAAGGTTTGAGCCAACGCCTGCACGCGGGCAATTACAAAATTCCAAACAATGTTTCCACATGGCAGCTGGCACAACTGCTGCAACAACGCCCACAAACCACCAAAGTCAAAATTATTGAAGGCATGCGCTTTGCCCAAATGCGTAAAATCATGGATGCCAATCCCGATTTGCAGCACGACACCCTAGGTTGGAGCGATGAAAAACTGCTCAAAGCCATCGACCCCAACATCGCCTACAAGCACCCCGAAGGATTATTTTTCCCCGACAGCTATGAAGCCGACCAAGGCAGTAGTGATTTACAAATTTACCGCAGCGCTTATCGCACCATGCAAAACCGTTTACAACAGGCATGGCAGGGGCGCGAAAAAGACCTGCCCTATAAAAATCCTTACGAACTGCTGATTATGGCAAGCATTGTGGAAAAAGAAACGGGACACCCCGACGACCGCAACCACGTTGCCGCCGTGTTCCGCAACCGCTTGAACATTGGTATGCGCCTGCAAACCGACCCCACCGTGATTTACGGCATGGGCGACGATTACAAAGGCAATATCCGCCGCGCCGATTTGCAGCGCGACACCCCCTACAACACCTATACCCGCAGCGGACTCACGCCTACCCCCATCGCCCTCCCTGGTAAAGACGCCTTGCACGCCGCCGCTCACCCCAGCGATGCCAAATACCTGTATTTTGTTGCCAAAATGGACAACAGTGGCAAGAGTTATTTCAGTCATTCGCTTGAAGAACACAATGCCGCCGTACGAAAATACATCTTGAAAAAATAA
- the mpl gene encoding UDP-N-acetylmuramate:L-alanyl-gamma-D-glutamyl-meso-diaminopimelate ligase: MKHIHIIGIGGTFMGGLAALAQAAGFRVSGCDGKLYPPMSTQLAQLGIDVHEGYDAEQLSLFPADVYVIGNVAKRGMAVVEAILNQNLPYTSGPQWLAENILQGKQVFAVAGTHGKTTTASMLAWVLECSGHAAGFLIGGIPQNFGISARLSANHSPYFVMEADEYDTAFFDKRSKFVHYRPRVAVLNNLEYDHADIFPDLNAIQTQFHHLVRTVPAQGLIVANARETALADTLQRGCWSPVVPFGDSTGWHGGTADADGAFDVYYQGQKQGRITWDLSGEHNRLNALAAIAAAAHIGVDAAAACAALSRFENVKRRMEIKGRVADITVYDDFAHHPTAIATTVAGLRHKIGAARLLAVLEPRSNTMKLGTMKAALPESLRDADHVFCYGGGVDWDVADALAPLGDKLSCDSDFDRFVAQIAAHAQAGDHILVMSNGGFGGIHGKLLDALAQRFIVD; the protein is encoded by the coding sequence ATGAAACACATTCACATTATCGGCATTGGCGGTACGTTTATGGGCGGGCTGGCGGCATTGGCACAGGCAGCGGGCTTCCGCGTGAGCGGCTGCGACGGCAAACTCTATCCGCCGATGAGCACCCAGTTGGCACAATTGGGCATTGACGTTCATGAAGGCTACGATGCCGAACAGCTTTCTTTATTTCCTGCCGATGTGTATGTGATTGGTAATGTTGCCAAACGCGGCATGGCGGTGGTGGAAGCGATATTAAATCAAAACCTGCCTTACACTTCCGGACCGCAATGGTTGGCAGAAAATATTTTACAAGGCAAACAAGTGTTTGCTGTAGCAGGTACGCACGGTAAAACCACCACGGCATCCATGTTGGCGTGGGTGCTGGAGTGCAGCGGACACGCAGCGGGTTTTCTGATTGGCGGCATTCCGCAAAATTTTGGTATTTCTGCCCGTTTGTCCGCAAACCATTCGCCTTATTTTGTAATGGAAGCAGACGAATACGACACCGCGTTTTTTGACAAACGTTCCAAATTTGTCCATTACCGTCCGCGTGTGGCGGTGCTGAACAATCTGGAATACGACCACGCCGATATTTTCCCCGATTTAAACGCCATTCAAACCCAGTTTCACCACTTGGTGCGTACCGTACCCGCGCAGGGGCTGATTGTTGCCAACGCGCGCGAAACCGCGCTTGCCGACACCCTGCAACGCGGTTGCTGGTCGCCCGTTGTGCCGTTTGGTGACAGCACGGGTTGGCACGGCGGCACAGCGGATGCCGACGGTGCGTTTGACGTGTATTACCAAGGGCAGAAACAAGGGCGCATCACATGGGATTTAAGCGGCGAACACAACCGCTTAAACGCGCTTGCCGCCATTGCCGCTGCCGCGCATATTGGTGTGGACGCTGCGGCTGCCTGTGCCGCGCTCAGCCGTTTTGAAAACGTGAAACGGCGCATGGAAATCAAAGGGCGCGTGGCGGATATTACCGTGTATGATGATTTCGCCCATCATCCCACCGCCATTGCCACCACCGTGGCGGGTTTGCGCCACAAAATCGGCGCGGCGCGTTTGCTTGCCGTGCTGGAACCGCGTTCCAACACCATGAAATTAGGCACGATGAAAGCTGCTTTGCCCGAAAGCCTGCGCGATGCTGACCATGTGTTCTGCTACGGCGGCGGTGTGGATTGGGATGTGGCAGACGCGCTTGCCCCTTTGGGCGACAAACTCAGTTGCGACAGCGATTTTGACCGTTTTGTCGCCCAAATCGCCGCGCACGCACAGGCAGGCGACCATATTTTGGTGATGAGTAATGGCGGTTTTGGCGGCATTCACGGCAAATTGTTGGACGCATTGGCGCAACGTTTTATAGTTGATTAA
- a CDS encoding TIGR02117 family protein translates to MRALKITLLALCWCVGLYFAAALLLGNLPVHASRSPDMGDIEIFLVDNGVHSDIVLPVRQNGHDWHTVFPPQRLADPLHAELAEYIGIGWGSRRFFLHTRTWGDLDALTALEALSGTGQSVMHVSYYPSALITDKRRTVSIHVSAAEYARIVEQIRASLPLSPNGEAVFAAAGYGDKDLFYEANGRYHLFNTCNSWTNNVLKKSGLTAVIWTPFSGDVLDGYR, encoded by the coding sequence ATGCGCGCGCTGAAAATCACTCTGCTTGCCCTGTGCTGGTGTGTCGGCTTGTATTTTGCCGCCGCCCTGCTGCTGGGCAACTTGCCCGTTCACGCCAGCCGTTCGCCCGATATGGGCGATATTGAAATCTTTTTGGTGGACAACGGCGTACACAGCGATATTGTGTTGCCCGTGCGCCAAAACGGACACGACTGGCACACCGTGTTTCCGCCGCAGCGTTTGGCAGACCCGTTGCACGCCGAATTAGCCGAATACATTGGCATTGGTTGGGGCAGCCGCCGTTTTTTCCTGCACACCCGCACTTGGGGCGATTTGGACGCGCTGACTGCCTTGGAAGCCTTGAGCGGCACGGGGCAGAGCGTGATGCACGTTTCCTATTATCCGTCTGCACTGATTACCGACAAGCGGCGCACCGTTTCCATACACGTCAGTGCCGCCGAATACGCCCGTATTGTTGAGCAAATCCGTGCGTCGCTGCCGCTTTCGCCCAACGGCGAAGCCGTGTTTGCCGCCGCAGGTTATGGCGATAAAGACCTGTTTTACGAAGCAAACGGGCGTTATCATCTATTCAACACCTGCAATAGCTGGACCAATAATGTGTTGAAAAAAAGCGGCTTAACCGCCGTGATTTGGACACCGTTTTCGGGCGATGTGCTGGACGGCTACCGCTAA